The following proteins are encoded in a genomic region of Helicobacter macacae MIT 99-5501:
- a CDS encoding ion transporter: MSNVLHKPRKNLRNFFETKIYAFGISLIIVINAITLGLETSAYFRINAELILNVIDEICLGIFALELFLRIFAFGFGFFIDKNQKGWNLFDFIIIALSIFGISEMSILRSLRIFRVLRLVSVLPQMRLITEAMLHTLPSLVSILALILVFFYMYGVLCVNLFGGAFPQFFGTLGVSFYTLFQIMTLDSWSSNIALPIIKVYPYAWIVFISFILIISYVVLNLIVGVVVEAIAEIKERTRKAKS; encoded by the coding sequence ATGTCAAATGTATTGCATAAGCCAAGAAAGAATCTTAGAAATTTTTTTGAAACAAAAATATATGCCTTTGGGATTAGTCTTATCATCGTTATAAACGCTATCACGCTTGGGTTAGAGACTTCTGCGTATTTTAGGATAAATGCAGAGCTTATCTTAAATGTCATTGATGAGATTTGTCTAGGTATTTTTGCGCTTGAATTGTTTTTGAGAATCTTTGCTTTTGGATTTGGATTTTTTATAGACAAAAATCAAAAAGGGTGGAATCTTTTTGATTTTATCATCATAGCACTTAGTATTTTTGGGATAAGTGAAATGAGTATTTTACGCTCACTAAGGATTTTTCGGGTTTTGCGACTTGTGTCCGTGCTTCCACAGATGCGACTAATCACAGAAGCAATGCTTCACACCCTGCCAAGTCTAGTGAGTATTTTGGCTTTGATTTTGGTGTTTTTTTATATGTATGGTGTGCTATGTGTAAATCTTTTTGGTGGGGCATTTCCACAATTTTTTGGGACTTTGGGCGTGAGCTTTTATACGCTTTTTCAGATAATGACACTAGATAGCTGGAGTTCAAACATAGCTTTGCCCATAATCAAAGTATATCCTTACGCTTGGATAGTGTTTATAAGCTTTATTTTAATCATAAGCTATGTGGTGCTAAATCTTATCGTAGGTGTAGTCGTAGAGGCTATCGCAGAAATCAAAGAACGCACAAGAAAAGCAAAATCCTAG
- the tkt gene encoding transketolase, whose translation MQKSPKSQNTPDTLSQNLTKLSKQNEPLLKQMAKELRFLCADIVEGANSGHPGTPMGLAEVATTLSYHIALNPKNPKWLNRDRLVFSGGHASALLYSLLHLWGFDISLDDLRNFRKLGSKTPGHPEYPLTQGVEITTGPLGQGIANALGFALSAKYANYLFDKNSPQDKAQKDEILNHKVYCICGDGDLQEGISYEAASLAGHHKLNNLIIIYDSNNITIEGEVGVAFSENVKARFEAQGFSVYECDGHDFFSIDCALAQARANTTSPTLIIAHTTIGKGASTLEGSHKTHGAPLGAEILAESKKKAGLDSTKSFYISDEVRFGFATTQEVGASLQAQWEQDLSKNDKEILEALLHPDFSAIKYPRFEVGASVATRSSNGKILNAISKEILGFLGGSADLAPSNNTALENEGDFPNGKIAHFGIREHSMGAICNGIANYGLFLPFCATFFVFSDYMAASVRVASIMRSKVFYIWTHDSIGVGEDGATHQPVEQLSHFRAMPNLLVFRPADANENIACWQVALHSSTPCAFVLSRQNLPVLESSSVECVSKGAYIIKDIGQKSQNTPAQNTPPQITTPQITLLASGSEVHTCLSAAQILESSGIPTRVVSMPCFDLALQNREYVDSLLGGKVLAVEALRGLELYAFADSVLGMDSFGHSGKGDELFKHFGFSAQNIANRAKEMLESKNK comes from the coding sequence ATGCAAAAATCCCCCAAATCCCAAAACACACCCGATACACTCTCACAAAATCTAACCAAACTATCCAAGCAAAACGAACCACTACTAAAGCAAATGGCAAAAGAGCTACGCTTTTTGTGTGCTGATATTGTCGAGGGGGCAAATAGCGGACACCCCGGCACTCCTATGGGACTAGCTGAAGTCGCCACCACGCTTAGCTATCATATCGCGCTAAATCCCAAAAATCCCAAATGGCTAAACCGAGATAGACTTGTATTTAGTGGTGGGCACGCTAGTGCGCTGCTATACTCACTACTGCATTTGTGGGGGTTTGATATTAGCTTAGATGATTTACGCAATTTTCGCAAGCTAGGCTCAAAAACTCCCGGACACCCCGAATACCCACTAACTCAAGGTGTAGAAATCACCACAGGACCGCTAGGGCAAGGCATAGCAAACGCACTAGGATTTGCCCTAAGTGCAAAATATGCTAACTATCTTTTTGACAAAAACTCCCCACAAGACAAAGCGCAAAAAGACGAAATCCTAAACCACAAAGTCTATTGCATTTGTGGCGATGGGGATTTGCAAGAGGGAATCAGCTATGAAGCAGCCTCTCTAGCAGGACATCATAAGCTAAATAACCTAATCATCATCTATGATAGCAACAATATCACTATCGAGGGCGAAGTAGGAGTGGCTTTTAGCGAAAATGTCAAAGCGCGATTTGAAGCGCAAGGCTTTAGCGTGTATGAGTGCGATGGGCACGACTTTTTTAGCATAGACTGTGCTTTGGCACAAGCTAGGGCAAACACCACTTCCCCCACGCTCATCATCGCCCACACCACTATCGGCAAAGGAGCTAGCACGCTAGAGGGTAGCCACAAAACTCACGGCGCACCACTTGGTGCAGAGATTTTGGCTGAATCCAAAAAAAAAGCGGGACTAGATTCTACTAAATCATTTTATATAAGCGATGAAGTGCGATTTGGCTTTGCCACCACGCAAGAAGTCGGTGCAAGCTTGCAGGCGCAATGGGAGCAAGATTTAAGCAAAAATGACAAAGAGATTTTAGAAGCATTACTCCACCCTGATTTTAGCGCGATAAAATATCCTAGATTTGAAGTGGGAGCAAGTGTAGCTACACGCTCAAGCAATGGCAAAATCTTAAATGCGATTAGCAAAGAGATTTTGGGATTTTTGGGCGGTAGCGCAGACTTAGCACCGAGCAATAACACCGCGCTAGAAAACGAGGGGGATTTCCCAAATGGCAAAATAGCGCACTTTGGGATACGAGAGCACTCTATGGGTGCGATATGCAATGGTATAGCAAACTATGGGCTGTTTTTGCCTTTTTGTGCGACATTTTTTGTATTTAGCGACTATATGGCGGCAAGTGTGCGTGTGGCGAGTATTATGCGCTCTAAGGTTTTTTATATCTGGACACACGATTCTATCGGTGTGGGCGAAGATGGAGCTACTCATCAGCCTGTTGAGCAGCTAAGCCATTTCCGTGCTATGCCAAATCTGCTTGTTTTTCGTCCCGCAGATGCAAACGAAAATATTGCTTGCTGGCAAGTGGCTCTGCATTCTAGCACACCTTGCGCGTTTGTGCTATCTAGGCAAAATCTACCCGTGCTAGAATCTAGTAGTGTAGAGTGTGTCTCAAAAGGTGCTTATATCATTAAAGACATTGGGCAAAAATCTCAAAATACACCCGCCCAAAATACGCCACCTCAAATAACCACTCCTCAAATAACTCTACTTGCAAGCGGTAGCGAGGTGCACACCTGCCTAAGTGCAGCCCAAATCCTAGAATCTAGCGGTATTCCTACTCGTGTGGTTAGTATGCCTTGCTTTGATTTGGCATTGCAAAATAGAGAATATGTGGATTCTTTGCTTGGTGGCAAAGTGCTAGCTGTGGAAGCTCTAAGAGGGCTAGAGCTATATGCTTTTGCTGATAGTGTGCTAGGAATGGATAGTTTTGGGCACTCTGGCAAGGGCGATGAGCTGTTTAAGCATTTTGGGTTTAGTGCCCAAAACATCGCAAATCGTGCTAAAGAAATGCTAGAATCCAAAAATAAATAA
- the folK gene encoding 2-amino-4-hydroxy-6-hydroxymethyldihydropteridine diphosphokinase — MPSKSLASKASKSVVLGIGANIGTQDKILARFWHLLCFFASHSRIFGISTSPIYRNPPFGYANQAHFYNALVTLSTSLSLLQIYALVFYAERKFGRVRKREFKNAPRMIDIDIIFYSDCIFRAKYLTLPHPSYHNRASVLIPMLCLLYQQGKMQRYACKITKSKDLRQNKGQK; from the coding sequence ATGCCTTCAAAATCTCTAGCTTCAAAGGCTTCAAAATCTGTCGTTTTAGGCATAGGTGCAAATATCGGCACGCAAGATAAAATCTTGGCTAGATTTTGGCATTTGCTTTGCTTTTTTGCTTCACATTCTAGGATTTTTGGCATTTCTACAAGCCCGATTTATCGCAATCCCCCCTTTGGCTACGCCAATCAAGCGCATTTTTATAATGCGCTTGTAACTCTTAGCACCTCGCTTAGCCTTTTGCAAATCTACGCGCTTGTGTTTTATGCCGAGCGAAAATTTGGACGAGTGCGCAAAAGGGAATTTAAAAACGCACCAAGAATGATTGATATTGATATTATTTTTTATAGCGATTGTATCTTTAGGGCGAAATATCTCACGCTTCCGCACCCTAGCTATCACAACCGCGCAAGCGTGCTGATACCTATGCTTTGCTTACTATATCAGCAAGGCAAAATGCAAAGATACGCTTGCAAAATTACAAAATCCAAAGATTTAAGGCAAAATAAGGGGCAAAAATGA
- the flhF gene encoding flagellar biosynthesis protein FlhF: MKTFTFSGETPAEALKKARDALGDDAMIIQTKEVRKKSLNQAGLYELVVGVSDEMALGNGMDSLQNVQAQDTENIESLPKNSIKRRLSEIQEREFAEKKRQKNLSKMLDDDVTIQLSDAVREIREVMGTPSPVNTANKRRGKKSEKLILPQTSQIELREEEEEVQDTQTYSQLEEQNLANVESTDDEYGFDFGGDYEANDFGKANAYAQARAYNTLESIQNISQNLNNEKQIAPKKISPKIISKDNKEALKSALKKIKNARTQGEQQAGQALLDTIESKQANSQASLESGAFKDIYSELKSLNDKIKLIQNTLWEEKRPSMGIEVPKEFAEIYRIAKASGMNKDHIEEIMRLSLEFMPLKMRSQSATIKRYFREVMRKMIYCRKESGVGKKIMMFVGPTGVGKTTTIAKLAARFSQILPQKKKVGIITLDDYRIGAMEQLAWYARKMRLSIDSVSEPSDFLNKIEAIRYCDYILIDTAGHSQYDKQKINALKKFVKNDEYKIDVTLVLSASTKYEDLKDAYSSFGELEIDTLIFSKLDEARGLGNIFSLVYETKKPISYLCVGQEVPSDVIVADNNYLADCLMGGFFYPDKETK, encoded by the coding sequence ATGAAAACTTTTACTTTTAGTGGAGAAACTCCTGCAGAAGCACTAAAAAAAGCTAGAGACGCGCTAGGCGATGACGCGATGATAATCCAAACCAAAGAAGTTCGCAAAAAATCGCTAAACCAAGCAGGACTATACGAACTCGTGGTGGGGGTAAGTGATGAAATGGCTTTAGGCAATGGTATGGATTCTCTCCAAAATGTGCAAGCCCAAGATACAGAAAACATAGAATCCCTGCCCAAAAACAGCATAAAGCGCAGGCTTAGCGAAATACAAGAGCGAGAGTTTGCCGAGAAAAAACGACAAAAAAATCTAAGCAAAATGCTAGATGATGATGTAACCATACAGCTTTCAGACGCAGTGCGAGAAATCCGCGAAGTAATGGGCACACCAAGCCCTGTAAACACAGCCAACAAAAGGCGTGGTAAAAAAAGCGAAAAACTCATCTTGCCCCAAACCTCACAAATCGAGCTACGCGAGGAAGAGGAGGAAGTGCAAGACACGCAAACATATAGCCAACTAGAAGAGCAAAATCTGGCAAATGTGGAAAGCACAGATGATGAGTATGGATTTGACTTTGGCGGCGATTATGAAGCAAATGACTTTGGCAAGGCAAATGCCTACGCACAAGCAAGGGCGTATAACACCCTAGAATCTATCCAAAATATCAGCCAAAATCTAAACAATGAAAAGCAGATTGCACCAAAAAAGATAAGCCCCAAAATCATATCAAAAGACAACAAAGAAGCCCTAAAAAGTGCGCTAAAAAAAATCAAAAATGCACGCACGCAAGGCGAGCAGCAAGCTGGACAAGCCCTGCTAGACACCATAGAATCAAAGCAAGCAAACTCTCAAGCAAGCCTAGAATCTGGCGCGTTTAAAGACATTTATAGCGAGCTAAAATCCCTAAATGACAAAATCAAACTTATCCAAAACACGCTTTGGGAGGAGAAGCGTCCAAGTATGGGCATAGAAGTGCCAAAAGAGTTTGCCGAAATCTATCGCATAGCCAAAGCAAGCGGTATGAATAAAGACCATATCGAAGAGATTATGCGCTTAAGTTTAGAATTTATGCCACTGAAGATGCGCTCACAAAGTGCGACTATCAAGCGATATTTCCGCGAAGTGATGAGGAAAATGATATATTGCCGCAAAGAAAGTGGTGTAGGCAAAAAAATAATGATGTTTGTAGGACCCACAGGAGTTGGCAAAACCACCACTATCGCAAAGCTAGCGGCTAGATTTTCACAGATTTTGCCACAAAAAAAGAAAGTAGGTATCATCACGCTAGATGATTACCGCATAGGTGCTATGGAGCAGCTTGCTTGGTATGCTCGCAAAATGCGGCTAAGTATCGACTCTGTAAGCGAGCCAAGCGATTTTTTGAACAAAATCGAAGCGATAAGGTATTGTGATTATATACTTATCGACACTGCTGGGCATTCTCAATACGATAAGCAAAAGATAAACGCGCTTAAAAAGTTTGTCAAAAATGACGAATATAAGATAGATGTAACGCTCGTGCTATCAGCTAGCACCAAGTATGAGGACTTAAAAGACGCTTACTCCTCGTTTGGCGAGCTAGAGATAGATACGCTTATCTTTAGCAAACTTGATGAAGCACGCGGGCTTGGCAATATATTTTCCCTCGTCTATGAGACAAAAAAGCCCATAAGCTACCTATGCGTAGGGCAGGAAGTGCCAAGCGATGTGATTGTAGCAGACAATAATTATCTCGCCGATTGTTTGATGGGCGGGTTTTTTTACCCTGATAAGGAAACAAAATGA